A genome region from Penicillium psychrofluorescens genome assembly, chromosome: 3 includes the following:
- a CDS encoding uncharacterized protein (ID:PFLUO_004278-T1.cds;~source:funannotate), giving the protein MATKGFAIFHYLDIGRLGRGEVVNLFMKDAGIDFKEVRYPWDETWPQKSKTLQDQGITRTGKVPALEYQGLILTQHIPILRYLARDLGSYDGETNAEKYAVDSVSDIYIDWRSQWVANLSNKIDKYKDEFVPQYYNLLGQYYRDNDGPYLLGGKVSYVDFAVYQSIDNEARTGTLPSSLPESLLKLREAIEKRPNIKEYIRETRQEKM; this is encoded by the exons ATGGCTACAAAGGGGTTTGCAATCTTCCACTACCTTGACATTGGCAGGTTGGGTCGGGGAGAAGTTGTCAA TCTTTTCATGAAAGATGCTGGCATCGACTTCAAAGAGGTCCGCTATCCGTGGGACGAGACCTGGCCTCAGAAGAGCAAGACGCTCCAGGATCAGGGTATTACGAGAACTGGAAAAGTACCCGCGCTTGAATACCAGGGATTGATACTCACACAG CATATCCCCATCCTACGATATCTTGCCCGAGATCTTGGCTCCTACGACGGCGAGACCAACGCAGAGAAATATGCGGTTGACTCTGTCTCCGATATCTACATAGATTGGAGG TCCCAATGGGTAGCCAATCTGAGCAACAAAATCGACAAGTACAAGGACGAGTTTGTGCCCCAGTACTATAACCTCCTGGGGCAGTATTACCGCGATAATGACGGTCCCTACCTCCTCGGAGGCAAGGTTTCTTATGTCGATTTCGCGGTTTACCAATCTATCGATAATGAAGCGAGAACTGGAACTCTTCCA TCATCTCTTCCGGAGTCACTTCTTAAGCTTCGAGAAGCTATTGAGAAGCGACCTAATATCAAGGAGTACATTCGAGAAACTCGCCAGGAAAAGATGTGA
- a CDS encoding uncharacterized protein (ID:PFLUO_004281-T1.cds;~source:funannotate), which yields MKDMAATVMEHLVMKETTIRNHRAERMIVGLGSFLEGRSTLRDSWHEAHAQHAASEKSGDSAEGQLNIEQQDLQQLEKETGQKTLAIRESSGKTKNPLARNPSSKDASSWRHQSTSSGHRAQRSQGDNHSQHSGMEFSQKENSTRAVLAGGSLHDDSLPVSIRNIFSRAANLLRESIGAEGVMFLDANSQRFGSLVDRTKRKVSGFGSNDHTSSSDESTGSDSSSRRHISDAEQDSDPDNPSVSECLGLSSSRVSSINDETRAGDAVLVPEPLFTSLIRRYPNGKIFTYNALGSVSEDSDRRSQKLSGSENDRSSLAKEDRPIGKRRHKPGFKQHADDLIKIFAGARNILVLPIWDSDRSRWFAGALIWTNEPDRIFTLENELVYTSAFANSIMAEIRRVDVEVAEKAKTNLISSITHELRNPLHGILGTADILSDTAMNALQHGMVHTVESCGRTLLDTINSLLDLTFIDQYRKGDTSQNGRRRKNPSIPRSLPLGAKSSLSQVELDAIFEEVTECIFAGHCFYNSPQAPPPALTESSSRSAGQTSKAEPVGPRASQVTVIFDIEPDTEWDFYTHAGAWRRILMNVFGNALKYTHSGYIYLGLKSSQSATGPSRKTASKKKDGFEVAITVKDTGKGIDPTFLQNDLFSPFKQEDPLASGSGLGLSIVRQAVAFLGGSIEIESTKGLGTQISIKTPLIKSTTRSDASSANSFPTLRKNTEGKTIGVLGFGQSLRSQRDTALYSSLERMCRDWFGLEVTNLSPLEGKHAPFDFYLAVQTELDCEDVEGRNLFGLADHFETGDACTSPVIVICQSPEEAHSMFVASKSRAQTAYFEFVSQPCGPRKLARAISMCIKRRRDRECGQNSNDEPTRWVEVPQSSHLPVDIEASDPPEDRMKISKRPTADTMGTPEDRSLQPQYPEPPKPDQEHASGPTSPSKHEEEEDKDTPEIQKPSVLLVDDNEVNLQLLCAYVQKEGFEYKSAKDGAQAVDIYKAHPGLFQIVIIDISMPVMDGFEASREIRRLEKEHRAGMSESDRKACLPTIISALTGLDSAGAQKEALGSGINTFLVKPVKRRELQAILQRRV from the exons ATGAAGGACATGGCAGCGACCGTGATGGAGCACTTGGTAATGAAGGAAACGACCATCAGAAACCACCGAGCCGAACGCATGATCGTTGGACTGGGCAGTTTTCTCGAAGGCAGGAGCACACTTCGTGATTCATGGCACGAAGCCCACGCACAGCATGCTGCATCAGAGAAGTCCGGAGATTCTGCGGAGGGTCAATTGAATATTGAGCAACAGGACCTGCAACAGCTTGAGAAGGAAACAGGCCAGAAAACTCTCGCCATCCGAGAATCATCTGGGAAGACTAAGAATCCTCTGGCTAGGAATCCTTCATCTAAAGACGCTTCGAGCTGGAGGCACCAATCAACGAGCTCCGGCCATAGAGCACAGCGCAGCCAAGGAGATAACCATAGCCAACATTCTGGAATGGAGTTCtctcaaaaagaaaactcTACGCGAGCCGTGCTCGCAGGTGGTAGCTTACATGATGACTCCCTCCCAGTCAGCATCAGAAACATCTTTTCGCGTGCAGCAAACCTGCTCAGAGAGTCAATCGGAGCGGAGGGCGTCATGTTTCTTGACGCAAACAGTCAGCGCTTCGGAAGCCTTGTCGACCGAACTAAGCGCAAGGTGTCTGGCTTCGGTTCCAATGATCACACGTCAAGCAGCGACGAGAGCACTGGCTCAGATTCATCGTCTCGGCGACATATTTCCGACGCTGAACAAGATTCCGATCCCGATAACCCCAGTGTGTCTGAATGCTTAGGATTATCAAGCTCAAGGGTGTCGAGTATCAATGACGAGACAAGAGCTGGTGACGCGGTTTTGGTACCAGAACCGCTGTTTACCTCGCTGATTCGTCGATACCCGAACGGGAAGATTTTCACTTACAACGCTCTGGGATCGGTTTCCGAGGACAGTGACCGTCGATCGCAGAAGTTATCGGGGTCCGAAAATGATAGAAGCTCTCTTGCCAAGGAAGATCGCCCAATTGGCAAACGGAGACACAAGCCAGGCTTCAAGCAGCATGCTGATGATTTGATCAAAATCTTTGCTGGTGCTAGAAACATTCTCGTTTTGCCAATCTGGGACTCGGACAGAAGCAGATGGTTTGCTGGAGCGCTGATCTGGACGAATGAGCCAGATCGTATCTTCACGTTGGAAAATGAACTTGTCTACACCTCTGCTTTTGCAAATAGTATCATGGCTGAAATTCGCCGAGTTGATGTGGAGGtggcggagaaggccaaAACCAATCTGATCAGCAGTATCACGCACGAACTGCGGAATCCTCTTCACGGAATCCTAGGCACGGCCGATATTCTGAGTGACACAGCCATGAATGCCCTACAGCATGGTATGGTCCATACGGTCGAGTCATGTGGTCGCACTCTGCTGGATACCATCAACAGTCTGCTTGACCTTACATTCATTGATCAATACAGGAAAGGCGACACTTCTCAAAACGGAAGGCGACGGAAGAATCCGAGCATACCGCGAAGTTTGCCTCTCGGTGCGAAGTCATCTTTATCGCAggttgagctggatgcgATTTTTGAGGAAGTCACAGAGTGTATATTCGCCGGGCACTGCTTCTATAATAGCCCACAGGCGCCTCCCCCAGCCCTGACCGAGTCTTCATCGCGGTCAGCCGGACAAACAAGCAAGGCGGAGCCTGTTGGTCCTCGCGCCAGTCAGGTCACGGTCATTTTTGACATTGAGCCAGACACGGAGTGGGACTTTTACACCCACGCTGGGGCCTGGAGACGAATTCTCATGAATGTCTTTGGTAATGCACTCAAATATACACACTCAGGATACATCTACCTTGGTTTGAAATCATCTCAGAGCGCCACTGGACCCTCACGCAAGACTGCTAGCAAGAAAAAAGATGGCTTTGAGGTGGCTATCACTGTGAAGGATACCGGGAAAGGCATTGATCCGACATTTTTGCAAAACGACCTTTTCAGCCCATTCAAACAAGAGGATCCTCTGGCATCCGGTAGCGGGTTAGGATTGAGCATCGTTCGCCAGGCCGTCGCATTCCTCGGTGGCTCAATCGAAATTGAGTCTACCAAGGGATTAGGCACTCAAATCTCAATTAAAACACCACTGATCAAGTCAACCACACGATCCGATGCTTCTTCAGCGAATTCCTTCCCAACCTTAAGGAAAAACACTGAGGGAAAGACAATCGGCGTCTTAGGGTTTGGACAGTCCCTCCGTTCACAACGCGATACGGCTTTGTATTCGTCATTGGAACGAATGTGTCGCGACTGGTTTGGTCTAGAGGTGACCAATTTATCGCCATTAGAAGGGAAACACGCTCCCTTCGACTTCTACTTGGCTGTCCAGACGGAGTTGGACTGTGAGGACGTAGAAGGCAGAAATCTTTTCGGTCTCGCTGACCACTTCGAGACTGGAGACGCTTGCACCTCGCCAGTCATCGTCATCTGCCAATCGCCGGAAGAAGCTCACAGCATGTTTGTTGCTTCTAAAAGCCGAGCCCAAACGGCATACTTTGAATTTGTGAGCCAGCCTTGTGGGCCTCGAAAACTAGCTCGGGCAATAAGTATGTGCATAAAACGACGGCGTGATCGAGAGTGCGGACAAAACAGCAACGACGAGCCGACTCGTTGGGTAGAGGTGCCACAATCCTCCCATTTACCTGTTGATATCGAAGCCAGTGATCCACCTGAAGATAGAATGAAGATCAGCAAGCGACCGACGGCAGACACAATGGGCACACCGGAGGATAGAAGTCTACAGCCCCAATATCCAGAGCCCCCGAAACCGGATCAAGAGCATGCCTCTGGGCCAACATCACCTTCCAAGcatgaggaagaggaagacaaagacaCACCGGAGATTCAAAAGCCGTCTGTCTTATTAGTTGATGATAATGAGGTTAATCTCCAGTTACTTTGTGCCTATGTTCAAAAGGAAGGCTTTGAATACAAGTCAGCCAAGGACGGAGCGCAAGCAGTTGATATATACAAGGCTCATCCTGGATTATTCCAGATCGTCATTATTG ATATTTCAATGCCTGTCATGGATGGCTTCGAAGCATCACGAGAAATTCGCCGCTTGGAGAAAGAACACCGTGCTGGGATGTCCGAATCGGATCGAAAAGCATGCCTACCTACAATAATCTCTGCTTTGACTGGACTTGATAGTGCTGGTGCTCAAAAGGAAGCTTTAGGTTCTGGTATTAACACTTTCCTCGTTAAGCCCGTTAAGCGACGAGAGTTGCAGGCTATCCTGCAGCGCCGAGTTTAG
- a CDS encoding uncharacterized protein (ID:PFLUO_004282-T1.cds;~source:funannotate): protein MLRPGLLWTVALAGTAIAVPHKRGGPDLPVTSTPLPSTSHTLSTSTTASCTAGDTSSTDGVQAILDSTGTNDWLDKQLETLGGEDDWVDKLWEKVFPNQGTSPLSGCGTVGSNCVPDEMCGNYPNEQAYWTFTAVGILHSKINYVHEKILWTGWLDGLSIDQISKDFSSPPPDTTWIKWLAAAMTIAGGFGTAVDWSKGLRGMIGMAGGSLTEVSTLQDQNGGDDVDTTSVENTLKNYMGSAGDYLSAMLANATGNGDSDYLPTSADDTLYTYGTSKFFEDPSILLAENTDNSSFVAAFDGFAQNVEKKLVDVAMKSAWYVLLMENDVSESECDYTGSMWLEYQSGKSGCFYLTRPQTSQGCDNDDPSTCQFDAWETPWDTHNSMDSDVYTKLTDNYGYDLEAYFNSLIDCNFNGNGEVDMTATTDNGAIPRCFYSLYVRSGYWQEDPSRPNSYYYLTFQDW, encoded by the exons ATGTTGCGACCAGGCCTCCTATGGACGGTTGCTTTGGCAGGCACCGCTATCGCTGTTCCTCATAAGCGTGGTGGCCCTGACCTGCCTGTGACTTCTACTCCTCTCCCCTCTACCTCCCATACTTTGTCTACTAGTACAACCGCATCGTGTACCGCCGGCGATACCTCTTCCACAGATGGAGTTCAGGCTATCCTTGACTCTACCGGTACCAATGACTGGCTTGATAAGCAGCTGGAAACTCTAGGTGGTGAAGACGACTGGGTCGACAAGCTATGGGAGAAGGTCTTCCCTAACCAGGGAACATCTCCTCTCAGTGGTTGTGGCACCGTTGGAAGCAACTGTGTTCCCGATGAAATGTGCGGCAATTACCCAAATGAACAGGCATACTGGACTTTCACTGCAGTTGGCATACTTCACAGCAAGATCAACTACGTTCATGAGAAGATTCTTTGGACTGGTTGGCTAGATGGCCTATCGATTGATCAGATTTCGAAGGACTTTTCCTCACCCCCACCGGACACAACCTGGATTAAGTGGCTCGCAGCTGCGATGACAATTGCTGGCGGGTTTGGTACCGCCGTTGATTGGAGCAAGGGGCTACGTGGAATGATAGGCATGGCTGGTGGCT CTCTTACAGAGGTTAGCACCTTGCAGGATCAAAATGGGGGGGACGATGTCGACACAACATCAGTTGAAAACACGCTCAAGAACTATATGGGTTCTGCTGGAGACTATCTTTCTGCTATGTTGGCAAATGCAACCGGCAACGGAGACTCTGACTACCTGCCAACCTCCGCGGATGATACCCTATATACCTACGGGACCTCTAAATTCTTCGAAGATCCCTCTATTCTTCTTGCCGAGAACACGGATAATTCGTCTTTTGTTGCGGCTTTTGATGGGTTTGCCCAGAATGTG GAGAAGAAATTGGTCGATGTTGCCATGAAATCAGCCTGGTATGTTCTGCTTATGGAGAATGATGTGTCAGAAAGCGAATGCGACTATACCGGCTCCATGTGGCTTGAATACCAGTCCGGAAAGTCCGGTTGTTTCTACTTGACAAGACCGCAGACTAGTCAAGGTTGTGATAATGATGACCCGAGCACTTGTCAATTTGATGCCTGGGAAACCCCATGGGACACTCACAATTCAATGGATAGTGATGTCTATACCAAATTGACTGACAATTATGGCTATGATTTGGAA GCCTACTTTAACTCTCTGATCGACTGCAACTTCAACGGAAATGGGGAAGTGGATATGACAGCGACCACTGATAATGGTGCAATCCCTCGATGCTTTTATTCCCTGTATGTGAGAAGCGGGTattggcaagaagatcctAGCAGGCCAAACAGTTATTATTATCTCACGTTCCAAGACTGGTAG
- a CDS encoding uncharacterized protein (ID:PFLUO_004283-T1.cds;~source:funannotate), whose protein sequence is MDSPTHPPDYDPRIHYHEAPVPLESHGQAMNGPPIGRYSYPLAGHPLPPAPMYHYDWNQTSHMPRESQRHGLGAMTMATTEPQRYILERNTRNFRPSSQGGQVNDQRAERQHHHTTLSQRRSSVRDEFDGPHQLLDPPSPRTLAAQEKELPELPTNLDAAEQDKILGHVNDRLSQCAFDFVARYQFRIPIESDKRLVKSPSDREWTEWVHLLKRLATTRRIPTRILYNGQIKQLITVLENSLEMRHAAKHQSRPVKDDRNVLQLISAGIQVARILKDPGAMHFLDRLYAETERVIQERGSTRRVRFSSVQ, encoded by the coding sequence ATGGACTCTCCTACCCATCCACCGGATTATGATCCCCGTATCCATTACCATGAAGCCCCGGTTCCTCTGGAAAGTCACGGACAGGCCATGAATGGACCCCCTATAGGCCGTTACTCTTACCCGCTGGCTGGCCACCCATTACCCCCGGCTCCCATGTACCATTATGATTGGAACCAAACGTCGCACATGCCGCGCGAGTCCCAGAGACACGGCCTTGGGGCAATGACAATGGCCACCACAGAGCCCCAGCGGTATATCCTGGAAAGAAACACCCGGAACTTTAGGCCCAGTTCGCAGGGCGGGCAGGTAAACGACCAGCGCGCAGAGCgccaacaccaccacacaACCTTGAGCCAAAGGCGATCCTCAGTCCGCGATGAGTTTGATGGCCCCCATCAGCTCTTAGATCCTCCTTCCCCGCGGACCCTAGCAGCCCAGGAAAAAGAGCTGCCCGAGCTTCCTACTAATCTGGACGCCGCAGAGCAAGACAAAATCCTTGGACATGTCAACGACCGCCTCTCGCAATGCGCTTTTGACTTCGTGGCAAGATACCAGTTCCGCATCCCCATCGAATCAGACAAGAGGCTCGTGAAATCCCCCTCGGACCGTGAGTGGACGGAATGGGTACATCTGCTCAAGAGACTGGCGACCACGCGCCGCATTCCCACTCGCATCCTGTATAACGGCCAGATCAAGCAGTTGATTACCGTCTTGGAGAATTCCCTGGAAATGCGCCATGCCGCAAAGCATCAGTCTCGTCCCGTTAAGGATGATCGCAACGTCCTGCAGCTTATCTCTGCAGGAATCCAGGTTGCGCGCATTCTCAAAGATCCTGGTGCGATGCATTTTTTGGATCGGCTCTATGCCGAGACAGAGAGAGTTATTCAGGAACGTGGCTCTACTCGGAGGGTGAGGTTTAGCTCCGTTCAATGA
- a CDS encoding uncharacterized protein (ID:PFLUO_004279-T1.cds;~source:funannotate), translating to MSLAWSSFGVLVFYLVNFLTQLRGESILITAVQFIPVPIAGFVASYLNTFLLGRRVPPADVLAFSCIWFMVGNLLLATMPVHQSFWYQVFWVNVLAPFGIDLSFPASTLLMSRLVPPEQQGIAASLIATVVYYSQSIGLGIAGTVQSEISNGSVLRGYRAAFFTGVGMSGLAFLVSMWPVVKIHVLKKNI from the coding sequence ATGAGTTTGGCCTGGTCAAGCTTTGGAGTTCTGGTGTTCTATCTGGTCAACTTCCTCACTCAGTTACGGGGAGAAAGTATCTTGATCACGGCCGTGCAATTTATTCCTGTTCCAATTGCAGGGTTTGTAGCCTCGTATCTGAACACCTTCCTGCTTGGTCGCCGAGTACCTCCCGCGGACGTCTTGGCCTTTTCGTGCATCTGGTTTATGGTTGGCAATCTCCTATTGGCGACCATGCCGGTGCATCAGAGCTTTTGGTACCAGGTGTTCTGGGTCAACGTGTTGGCACCCTTTGGCATTGACCTCAGCTTCCCGGCTTCAACTTTGTTGATGAGTCGACTCGTTCCCCCAGAGCAGCAGGGAATTGCAGCGTCACTCATTGCAACCGTGGTCTATTACTCGCAATCGATTGGGCTAGGGATTGCGGGAACCGTGCAGTCCGAGATCTCGAATGGGAGTGTTTTACGAGGCTACCGTGCTGCCTTTTTCACCGGCGTTGGTATGAGTGGGCTTGCCTTTTTGGTTTCTATGTGGCCGGTGGTGAAAATCCATGTCCTCAAGAAAAACATCTAA
- a CDS encoding uncharacterized protein (ID:PFLUO_004284-T1.cds;~source:funannotate) — protein MTKAGVLSSKKILVSGGTGFVGSATVRALAEKYPDCAVTVLDRSSPHPEHALPDKTACHQVDITSAEEVSKVLQVVKPDIVVHTAGIVPTLPDRFGRGREREVWKVNVEGTRNMLNAAKEAGVTGFIYTSTCCVTTDDLSLPYPNINEAWPTSPHSLIYGESKAAAEALVLQASSSSMATCSLRPSVLCGPGDYQLVPSIHACIAKYETPFVIGDGLNLWDVTYVTNIADAHILAAENLMTTRTAAGESFFIQNNEPITFRDFCLAIWTHFGHTPPFEVRIPEGLAYLAGLACESVTWVTGGTTTLSRGSVRDACAVRYASGNKAKEILGYEARIGIEEGIRLSCEDYARRLGVELPIKTIKKQ, from the exons ATGACGAAAGCAGGCGTCTTATCGTCGAAAAAGATCCTTGTCTCAGGCGGCACCGGGTTCGTGGGCTCGGCTACCGTGCGCGCCCTGGCAGAGAAATATCCCGACTGCGCCGTCACTGTCCTCGATCGCAGTTCACCCCACCCGGAACATGCCCTCCCTGACAAAACCGCATGTCACCAGGTCGATATCACCTCCGCAGAGGAAGTCAGCAAGGTCCTGCAAGTCGTGAAACCGGATATTGTCGTGCATACCGCGGGCATTGTCCCAACCCTGCCGGACCGGTTCGGCAGAGGGCGGGAACGAGAAGTGTGGAAGGTTAATGTCGAGGGAACGCGCAATATGCTCAACGCagccaaggaggccggtgTGACAGGTTTTATCTACACAAGTACCTGCTGCGTGACGACGGATGATTTGAGCTTGCCGTACCCCAATATCAACGAGGCATGGCCCACCTCTCCACATTCTCTGATATACGGCGAGTCCAAG GCCGCAGCTGAGGCGCTTGTTCTCCAAGCGTCAAGCAGCTCGATGGCAACGTGTTCCCTCCGGCCCTCCGTACTCTGCGGACCAGGCGATTACCAGCTcgtcccatccatccacgcCTGCATCGCCAAGTACGAGACACCCTTTGTTATTGGCGACGGTCTGAACCTCTGGGACGTGACATACGTGACGAATATCGCAGACGCGCACATCCTCGCAGCGGAGAATCTAATGACCACgcgcaccgccgccggagaGTCATTCTTCATTCAGAATAACGAGCCCATCACCTTTAGGGATTTCTGTCTGGCGATCTGGACACATTTCGGACACACACCACCCTTTGAGGTCCGCATCCCCGAGGGTCTGGCTTACCTGGCTGGTTTGGCGTGTGAGAGTGTCACCTGGGTGACGGGGGGCACGACCACGTTGAGTCGGGGGAGTGTGAGAGATGCGTGTGCGGTGCGTTATGCGAGTGGGAATAAAGCGAAGGAGATATTGGGGTATGAGGCGCGCATTGGCATTGAAGAGGGGATACGTTTGAGTTGTGAG GACTATGCCCGTCGTTTGGGGGTAGAGCTTCCTATAAAAACCATCAAGAAGCAGTGA
- a CDS encoding uncharacterized protein (ID:PFLUO_004285-T1.cds;~source:funannotate): MSLVNLAHVCSHLNNATKARLGITSIPNSKMHLNLCLALQHSGYLSSVVRGGPIPPPPHPILGYPAMNDEIEGVEPITQANVASRRLWLGLKYWDNKPVLGKLSMISKPKRRIVLDVENLRQVIRGHKASYVDGLRSPGENIFLSTDRGILESRECVEKRLGGLLLCRVL, from the coding sequence ATGTCTCTCGTCAACCTCGCCCACGTTTGCTCCCACCTAAACAATGCCACCAAGGCCCGTCTCggcatcacctccatccccaacagCAAGATGCATCTGAACCTctgcctcgccctccagcaCTCCGGTTACCTCTCCTCCGTCGTGCGCGGCGGCCCAATTCCTCCCCCGCCACACCCCATCCTCGGCTACCCGGCCATGAACGACGAGATCGAAGGCGTCGAGCCCATCACGCAGGCCAATGTCGCGTCGCGACGACTCTGGCTGGGTCTGAAGTACTGGGACAACAAGCCCGTGCTGGGCAAGCTGAGCATGATCAGCAAGCCCAAGCGACGGATTGTCCTTGATGTCGAGAATTTACGCCAGGTCATTCGCGGCCACAAGGCGAGCTATGTGGATGGACTGCGCTCGCCTGGCGAGAATATCTTTTTGTCGACGGATCGGGGAATTCTGGAGTCGCGCGAGTGTGTGGAGAAGAGACTGGGTGGTTTGCTGCTGTGTCGCGTGCTATAA